A genomic segment from Tindallia californiensis encodes:
- a CDS encoding sensor histidine kinase: MKNSPEVVKDLKRELEECQAEIKELKKREKELMEEKARDEKLEFAWAGNLGHWEMDYVTRKVHANPLKLEALEYDPEKDFFSIEDFVEMIHPEDREEANQAMREHLRGEKPVYETEYRILTRTGKVKWFYDRGKIIEKTKGGAPHRIRGIVFDITERKIAENKLFDSEKALKKSNKIMNRMMRIMAHDLKNSLGNVVSLFEMMLESPEDFSEEEKDHIMRELQEASKNSYTLLENILQWASTHKGSIDQKPEKFYVASVLEEMENLFKQQANQKQIHLIHKGKKTQQIKVAYDYNVLKTVLRNFLTNALKYTETGGVVTLFAETTEQGVLIGVKDTGIGMTEQQILKIMKDKGESRLGTNQEKGTGMGLLISRELIEQTGAELVIQSTPGKGTKMAVRILGIE, translated from the coding sequence TTGAAAAATTCTCCAGAAGTAGTGAAAGATCTGAAGCGGGAGCTTGAAGAATGTCAAGCTGAAATAAAAGAACTAAAAAAACGGGAAAAGGAACTTATGGAAGAAAAGGCAAGGGATGAAAAATTGGAGTTTGCTTGGGCTGGAAACTTGGGACATTGGGAAATGGATTATGTAACAAGAAAAGTGCATGCCAATCCTTTGAAGCTGGAAGCCTTGGAATACGATCCGGAAAAAGATTTTTTCAGCATAGAAGATTTTGTTGAGATGATTCATCCAGAAGATAGAGAAGAAGCTAATCAGGCGATGAGAGAACATCTGCGGGGAGAAAAGCCGGTATACGAGACGGAATATCGGATTTTAACCCGTACAGGAAAAGTTAAATGGTTTTATGATCGCGGAAAAATTATTGAGAAGACAAAAGGTGGAGCGCCACATCGAATTCGGGGAATTGTTTTTGATATTACAGAAAGAAAAATAGCAGAAAACAAATTATTTGATTCAGAAAAAGCATTAAAAAAATCTAATAAAATCATGAACCGAATGATGCGTATTATGGCTCACGACCTTAAAAATTCTTTAGGAAATGTGGTGAGTTTGTTTGAAATGATGTTGGAATCGCCGGAAGATTTTTCGGAAGAAGAAAAAGATCACATCATGAGAGAGTTGCAGGAAGCTTCAAAAAACAGCTATACGCTGTTAGAAAACATCCTTCAGTGGGCCAGTACTCATAAGGGAAGTATAGATCAGAAGCCGGAAAAATTTTATGTGGCATCCGTATTGGAAGAGATGGAAAACCTGTTTAAGCAACAAGCAAATCAAAAGCAAATTCATCTGATTCACAAAGGAAAAAAGACACAACAAATAAAAGTTGCGTATGATTATAATGTCTTAAAAACCGTCTTGCGAAATTTTCTTACCAATGCTTTGAAGTATACAGAAACAGGTGGTGTGGTTACTTTATTTGCTGAGACCACTGAGCAAGGAGTTTTAATAGGTGTGAAGGATACGGGTATCGGGATGACAGAACAACAAATCCTGAAGATTATGAAAGACAAAGGTGAAAGTCGTTTAGGAACCAATCAGGAAAAGGGCACAGGGATGGGTTTGTTGATATCCAGAGAGCTCATTGAGCAGACTGGGGCTGAGCTGGTGATTCAAAGCACTCCTGGAAAAGGGACAAAAATGGCCGTACGGATCTTAGGGATAGAATAG
- the lipB gene encoding lipoyl(octanoyl) transferase LipB, whose translation MIKTADLGVMDYEEAFEIQKKINRQLQMNREIPGYLFFVEHPPVFTLGRNRKEEDFLFSVDYVKNQGFQVFESNRGGNVTYHGPGQIVGYLLVNMEHFKKDVQWFVWQMEEWIMETLKHVNMKSNRKEKYRGIWIEDEKICALGVAIKRWATMHGFALNHTTNLDHFRYINPCGITEYGITSIEKQGVDYQREDMIQFLKKNFEGMYMTELESITMEEVKWIASKTEA comes from the coding sequence ATGATTAAGACAGCTGATTTAGGTGTGATGGACTATGAAGAAGCTTTTGAGATTCAAAAAAAAATAAACCGACAGCTTCAAATGAATCGTGAAATACCCGGGTATCTATTTTTTGTGGAACATCCACCAGTATTTACATTAGGAAGAAATCGAAAGGAAGAAGATTTTCTTTTTTCTGTTGACTATGTTAAAAATCAAGGATTTCAAGTTTTCGAGAGCAACAGGGGAGGTAATGTGACATATCATGGACCTGGACAGATTGTAGGATACTTATTAGTAAACATGGAACATTTTAAAAAGGATGTACAGTGGTTTGTTTGGCAAATGGAAGAGTGGATTATGGAAACCCTTAAACATGTAAATATGAAAAGCAATCGGAAAGAGAAATATCGAGGCATATGGATAGAAGATGAAAAAATATGTGCATTAGGAGTTGCGATCAAACGATGGGCTACGATGCACGGGTTTGCACTGAATCACACAACCAATCTAGACCATTTTCGTTATATTAATCCCTGCGGCATTACGGAATACGGGATCACATCCATAGAAAAGCAGGGCGTTGATTATCAGCGTGAGGATATGATACAGTTTTTGAAAAAAAACTTTGAAGGTATGTATATGACCGAATTAGAATCAATTACAATGGAAGAGGTGAAATGGATTGCCAGTAAAACGGAAGCCTGA
- the lipA gene encoding lipoyl synthase: MPVKRKPEWLRKKMPDKKSLDKMQAMVKNLSLHTVCQEANCPNVGECFEKRTATFMIMGDICTRGCRFCAVTKGEVPALDLCEPQHVADAVAQLGLKHAVITSVTRDDLPDGGAEHFAETIRSIRKKNPTTTIEVLIPDFQGDHKALETVLQAKPEILNHNIETVPSLYEIVRPGANFQRSMNLLEEVKKKTPSILSKTGIMVGLGETEKEVVEVMQELSKIHCDILTIGQYLQPSPEHLPVEEFITPEQFESYQQQGLAIGISFVESGPFIRSSYNAARAMEVLSKK, encoded by the coding sequence TTGCCAGTAAAACGGAAGCCTGAATGGCTAAGAAAGAAAATGCCAGATAAAAAGAGCTTGGATAAAATGCAAGCAATGGTAAAAAATCTGTCACTGCATACCGTATGTCAGGAAGCAAATTGCCCCAATGTAGGAGAGTGTTTTGAAAAGCGTACGGCTACCTTTATGATTATGGGTGATATATGTACCAGGGGATGTCGGTTTTGTGCGGTTACGAAAGGCGAAGTTCCAGCTTTGGACTTGTGTGAACCCCAACATGTAGCCGATGCGGTAGCGCAGCTGGGATTAAAACATGCCGTGATTACTTCGGTTACAAGGGATGATTTGCCAGATGGCGGAGCAGAACATTTTGCTGAAACCATTCGAAGCATTCGGAAAAAAAATCCTACGACAACAATAGAAGTATTGATTCCGGATTTTCAAGGAGATCACAAGGCCTTAGAAACCGTTTTACAGGCAAAGCCAGAAATACTTAACCATAATATTGAAACAGTCCCTTCTCTTTATGAGATAGTGCGACCTGGTGCGAATTTTCAACGTTCAATGAATCTGCTTGAAGAAGTGAAAAAGAAAACACCTTCTATACTGTCTAAAACAGGGATCATGGTTGGACTGGGGGAGACGGAGAAAGAAGTAGTGGAAGTCATGCAGGAGTTATCGAAAATTCACTGTGATATTTTAACGATTGGTCAATATTTGCAACCATCACCAGAGCATTTGCCTGTAGAAGAATTTATCACACCGGAACAGTTTGAAAGTTATCAACAACAGGGGCTGGCAATAGGGATTTCTTTTGTGGAGAGCGGCCCTTTTATTCGTAGTTCTTATAACGCTGCTCGTGCCATGGAAGTGCTGAGTAAAAAATGA
- the ispE gene encoding 4-(cytidine 5'-diphospho)-2-C-methyl-D-erythritol kinase, with amino-acid sequence MEPIREKAYAKVNLSLDILGKRQDGYHEVSMIMQQISLHDLIEISTGRQPGIKITSNKSKLPLNKNNLVYKAAEKLANYHQIHLQKESIIIHIEKNIPVAAGLAGGSADAAATFCALNRYWKKEVAENDLMDLGKEIGADVPYCLMGGTALAEGIGEKLTPLKVKTPMWMVLVKPPFSASTAEVYKAFSMASGNRRPDNQKIIEALSKGKLATLAFFMENVLQPVTTSMVPEIEKVQKKLLEFNAFHAMMSGSGTTVFGLFKTRKKAESAYEKLRKIYQETYIAHTIHHR; translated from the coding sequence GTGGAACCTATTAGAGAAAAAGCATATGCAAAAGTGAATTTATCTTTAGATATTTTGGGCAAAAGGCAAGATGGATATCATGAAGTATCAATGATCATGCAACAAATTTCGCTTCATGATTTAATTGAAATATCTACAGGGAGACAACCTGGCATCAAAATCACTTCAAACAAGTCGAAATTACCACTTAATAAAAATAATCTGGTATATAAAGCAGCTGAAAAGTTGGCGAATTACCATCAGATTCATTTGCAAAAAGAATCAATCATTATTCATATTGAAAAAAACATACCTGTAGCGGCTGGCTTAGCTGGTGGCAGTGCTGATGCAGCAGCTACTTTTTGTGCCTTGAACCGTTATTGGAAAAAAGAAGTAGCTGAAAATGATTTGATGGATTTGGGGAAAGAAATTGGAGCAGATGTGCCTTACTGTTTAATGGGAGGAACAGCTCTTGCAGAAGGTATTGGAGAAAAGCTGACACCATTGAAGGTGAAAACACCAATGTGGATGGTGTTGGTAAAGCCTCCTTTTTCTGCGTCGACAGCTGAAGTGTATAAAGCTTTTTCGATGGCAAGCGGGAACCGACGACCAGATAATCAAAAAATCATAGAAGCATTAAGTAAAGGCAAACTTGCAACCTTAGCTTTTTTTATGGAGAATGTCTTACAGCCGGTAACCACGTCGATGGTGCCGGAAATAGAAAAGGTTCAAAAAAAGCTTTTGGAGTTTAATGCTTTTCATGCAATGATGAGTGGGAGTGGAACAACGGTTTTTGGTTTGTTCAAAACCAGGAAAAAAGCAGAAAGTGCTTATGAAAAACTTAGGAAAATATATCAGGAAACATACATAGCCCATACGATCCATCACCGGTGA
- a CDS encoding CoA-disulfide reductase, with the protein MKKEKLIVLGGVAAGMSAASKAKRENPNLDVTVYERGGHVAYGQCGLPYYLAGYLKEAEDLIVRQPDQFREKGIKIYLHHEAIKLDPSSKIVEIQNRQNGNLIKASYDYLVIATGADPVCPAMQGTELNGVHLLKTIPDGKKIHENMMQEEVHQITLVGGGYINMEIAEAMLKRGKKVTVIQRPSQLLNTMDPEFGEMAAEILRKYGATIRLEETVKKVEGENKVQCVVTDWQRYPTDQLIFALGIRPNTSWLKESGIKMTEQGAIMVDEKSQTNVPDVFAAGDCATVFHRILNKQVYMPLGTTANKQGKIAGAVIGGKNDSFPGILGTSIVKVMDLAFGKTGITEKEAAAAGIPVKAVTVKGQSHAKSYPGSEKVTVKLVYHRDSRHLLGGQIVGPVEAGKRLDVLALAIFQKMTPETLGLVDFCYAPPFATVWDVIQIAANAAE; encoded by the coding sequence TTGAAAAAAGAAAAGTTAATTGTTCTTGGCGGTGTTGCAGCAGGAATGAGTGCTGCTTCGAAAGCAAAAAGAGAAAATCCTAATCTGGACGTAACTGTATATGAACGAGGTGGACATGTGGCTTACGGTCAGTGCGGACTGCCATATTACTTGGCTGGATACTTAAAAGAGGCAGAAGACTTGATTGTTAGGCAGCCAGATCAATTTAGAGAAAAAGGAATCAAAATATATTTGCATCATGAAGCGATTAAGTTGGATCCTTCGTCAAAAATAGTAGAGATCCAAAATAGGCAGAATGGAAACTTGATAAAGGCATCTTATGACTATTTAGTTATTGCTACAGGAGCCGATCCTGTATGCCCTGCGATGCAAGGAACTGAGCTGAACGGCGTGCACCTTCTTAAAACAATCCCAGATGGAAAAAAAATACACGAAAACATGATGCAGGAGGAGGTGCATCAAATAACGCTGGTCGGCGGCGGTTATATTAATATGGAAATTGCCGAAGCGATGTTGAAACGCGGCAAAAAAGTCACTGTGATTCAAAGACCGTCACAACTCTTAAACACGATGGACCCTGAATTTGGTGAAATGGCAGCAGAAATATTAAGAAAATATGGAGCTACCATTCGTTTGGAGGAAACCGTAAAGAAAGTAGAAGGTGAGAATAAAGTTCAGTGTGTAGTAACGGATTGGCAACGCTATCCGACAGATCAGTTGATTTTTGCTCTTGGAATTAGGCCGAACACGTCATGGTTGAAAGAATCAGGAATTAAAATGACGGAACAAGGAGCGATTATGGTTGATGAAAAAAGCCAAACCAATGTACCGGATGTATTTGCAGCCGGCGATTGTGCAACGGTTTTTCATCGAATTCTGAATAAGCAGGTCTATATGCCTCTGGGAACTACGGCAAACAAGCAAGGAAAAATAGCCGGTGCGGTCATTGGGGGAAAAAATGACAGTTTCCCTGGAATTTTGGGTACTTCTATTGTAAAAGTAATGGACCTGGCTTTTGGGAAAACTGGAATTACAGAGAAGGAAGCTGCAGCAGCCGGAATACCGGTCAAGGCAGTGACGGTTAAAGGACAAAGTCATGCTAAATCCTATCCTGGATCAGAGAAAGTAACGGTGAAACTGGTATATCATAGAGATAGTCGTCATCTTTTAGGGGGACAGATAGTAGGACCTGTAGAAGCTGGAAAGCGACTGGATGTATTAGCCTTGGCTATTTTTCAAAAAATGACACCTGAAACACTAGGGTTAGTTGATTTTTGTTATGCACCTCCCTTTGCTACCGTTTGGGATGTTATTCAAATTGCGGCTAACGCTGCTGAATAA
- a CDS encoding DUF362 domain-containing protein, with the protein MKKVVIRECPDYTPDHVKTTLKESLEALGGLEKWIKPGDLVFLKVNLLTGKEPKEAVTTHPQLVKALTELLMELGALVILGDSPAGPFLQGRMRKIYQLTGMTTVAKETGASLNWNLESDPVYFSAGYRLKDFHVMKAIKEADHIINVSKMKTHSMTMMTGAVKNMFGIMPGLKKAELHFRFTDPIEFGHAMVDICEYASPVISIMDGIEAMEGAGPSAGDVVKNGMILVSEDPYSLDIVASEHMGIKPDSVPTLKAARQRNLCQSLEKVTLDTSLGEGIKKSFKLPDTREPDFLEKYGRWPVVGSIFKQISRKHLRPKPVVNPKKCTKCKECYTICPAEAIDMLEKVPGFRYDKCIRCYCCQEVCPEKAIWIYRPKILKWFGGTK; encoded by the coding sequence TTGAAAAAAGTTGTTATCAGAGAATGTCCTGATTATACTCCGGATCATGTGAAAACGACACTCAAAGAATCCTTGGAGGCTCTTGGTGGTCTTGAAAAATGGATTAAGCCTGGGGACCTGGTATTTCTTAAAGTAAACCTATTGACAGGAAAAGAACCTAAGGAAGCTGTGACAACCCATCCGCAGCTGGTGAAAGCATTGACGGAATTATTGATGGAACTAGGTGCTTTGGTAATATTAGGTGATAGTCCGGCGGGACCTTTTCTTCAAGGTCGGATGAGGAAGATATATCAGCTTACAGGAATGACAACGGTAGCTAAAGAAACCGGTGCTTCATTGAACTGGAACCTGGAGTCTGACCCTGTTTATTTTTCGGCCGGTTATCGATTAAAAGATTTTCACGTGATGAAGGCGATAAAAGAGGCGGATCATATTATAAATGTAAGCAAGATGAAAACTCACAGCATGACCATGATGACAGGAGCCGTAAAAAATATGTTTGGTATTATGCCAGGTTTGAAAAAAGCAGAGCTTCATTTTCGATTTACAGATCCTATTGAATTTGGTCATGCAATGGTGGACATATGTGAATATGCCAGTCCAGTAATATCCATTATGGACGGGATTGAAGCGATGGAGGGTGCTGGTCCTTCGGCAGGCGACGTGGTCAAAAATGGCATGATACTTGTTTCGGAAGACCCCTATTCCTTGGATATAGTGGCTTCGGAACACATGGGCATTAAACCGGATAGTGTACCAACGCTGAAGGCGGCTCGTCAGAGAAATCTATGTCAGAGTTTAGAAAAGGTTACACTGGATACATCGTTAGGGGAAGGAATCAAAAAATCTTTTAAGCTTCCAGATACCAGAGAACCGGACTTTTTAGAAAAATATGGGCGTTGGCCAGTAGTGGGCTCCATATTTAAGCAGATCAGCAGAAAACATTTGCGACCAAAGCCGGTCGTAAACCCTAAAAAATGCACGAAATGCAAAGAATGTTATACGATTTGCCCGGCGGAAGCTATTGACATGCTGGAAAAGGTACCTGGGTTTCGATATGATAAATGTATTCGATGTTATTGTTGTCAGGAAGTTTGTCCGGAAAAAGCCATATGGATTTATAGACCGAAAATACTGAAGTGGTTTGGTGGAACCAAATAA
- a CDS encoding D-alanine--D-alanine ligase family protein: MKKKQVLVLFGGPSSEHEVSLMSATSVMKQIDKKKYEVIPVGITTEGKFQLYEAYWQIQNNQWEGFEEARFQYRKERKDIFLIPGCSALLLKENESFCKKAVDVALPILHGPYGEDGTLQGLLQACHIPYVGAGVMTSALAMDKAMVKKIFENEGIDQAAYHVVNIREWEGKSRDVIEKELIGCLEEKLGYPMFVKPSRLGSSVGISKASDMNELKKAIWQAAAHDCKVVVEAFIDGREIECAVLGHYQHSRVAEPSEIIPSREFYDYEDKYMAGKSVYQIPANLSQEMKDKVKQLSVQVYRLLECKGLARIDFFLERKTGNLLLNEINTMPGFTKISMYPKMWEASGVTYQELISFLVEEAIE, translated from the coding sequence ATGAAAAAAAAACAAGTGTTAGTACTCTTTGGAGGTCCGTCATCGGAACATGAAGTATCCTTAATGTCCGCAACATCTGTTATGAAGCAAATCGATAAAAAAAAATATGAAGTGATTCCGGTAGGCATAACAACAGAGGGAAAATTTCAGCTTTATGAAGCATACTGGCAAATTCAAAATAATCAGTGGGAAGGATTTGAGGAGGCTCGGTTTCAATATCGGAAGGAGCGAAAAGATATATTCTTGATTCCGGGATGTTCGGCCTTATTGTTGAAAGAAAACGAAAGCTTTTGTAAAAAAGCTGTGGATGTTGCGCTTCCTATATTGCATGGACCTTACGGCGAAGATGGGACATTGCAAGGCTTGTTGCAGGCGTGCCACATTCCTTATGTAGGTGCCGGTGTGATGACCTCGGCTTTAGCCATGGATAAAGCAATGGTTAAAAAAATATTTGAAAACGAGGGCATCGATCAGGCCGCATACCATGTGGTTAACATTAGAGAATGGGAAGGGAAGAGTCGGGATGTGATAGAGAAGGAATTAATAGGTTGTTTAGAAGAAAAGCTAGGCTACCCTATGTTTGTGAAACCGTCCAGGCTAGGTTCCAGTGTTGGTATTAGTAAAGCTTCCGACATGAATGAACTGAAAAAAGCGATTTGGCAAGCGGCTGCTCATGACTGCAAAGTAGTAGTGGAAGCCTTTATTGATGGTAGAGAAATCGAATGTGCCGTTCTGGGTCATTATCAACATTCAAGAGTGGCAGAACCCTCAGAAATCATACCTTCCAGAGAGTTTTATGATTATGAAGATAAATATATGGCAGGGAAAAGTGTCTATCAGATTCCGGCCAACCTTTCTCAAGAGATGAAAGATAAAGTGAAGCAACTGTCTGTACAAGTGTATCGATTACTAGAGTGTAAGGGCTTAGCCCGAATTGATTTCTTTTTAGAGCGCAAAACAGGAAATCTCTTATTGAATGAGATAAACACCATGCCAGGTTTTACTAAAATAAGCATGTATCCTAAAATGTGGGAAGCTTCGGGTGTGACCTATCAGGAACTAATTAGTTTTCTTGTTGAAGAAGCGATAGAATGA
- a CDS encoding PhoH family protein, with protein MIKNYVIDTNVMIHDPLFLYNFQDNHLILPLVTVEELDGLKKASGMVGYHARQVLKELNKVRQHGDFVEGIRLPSGGLIRIEMNYVNVNNLPEGIDTKKNDNRILAIAKAVAEKDKERPTILVTKDMCMTVKADALGLKVQDYETDKVRTDDLYKGYSELELPSEDINKIYAGGLTVPETVMESIYPNHFFHIKSKDQSGHEVLAKAKGDRIQPLEYANEYTWGLKPINREQKMAMELLHDPDINFATIIGGAGSGKSIISIAYALQSVLEKNMYRKIIFVRPVVPAGNDIGFLPGEEKEKLKPWMQAFYDAVDNLFDQKQKGKKEAGSRNYAKSEKPDFSVEHFINTYMDAGVLEMKTFNYMRGRTLANALVIVDEAQETTPHLAKLMLTRAGEDAKFLFLGDPSDNQIDNVLVDSKSNGLVYTVDRMKPFDITGHITLRQVERSPLAQLAEKHM; from the coding sequence ATGATAAAAAACTATGTAATTGATACCAATGTAATGATTCATGATCCATTATTTCTGTATAATTTTCAGGATAACCATTTGATTTTACCCTTGGTAACGGTAGAAGAGCTGGATGGATTGAAAAAAGCTTCAGGAATGGTCGGTTATCATGCCCGGCAGGTATTAAAAGAGCTAAATAAAGTTAGGCAGCATGGTGATTTTGTGGAGGGGATACGATTACCATCAGGAGGACTGATTCGCATTGAGATGAATTATGTGAATGTCAATAACCTTCCGGAAGGCATCGATACGAAAAAAAACGATAATCGGATACTGGCCATTGCAAAAGCAGTGGCAGAAAAAGATAAAGAAAGGCCGACGATTCTTGTTACAAAAGATATGTGTATGACCGTAAAGGCAGATGCTTTAGGCCTAAAAGTTCAGGATTATGAGACTGACAAAGTGCGAACAGATGATCTTTATAAAGGCTATAGTGAATTGGAGTTACCTTCAGAAGATATCAATAAGATTTACGCTGGTGGGTTGACTGTTCCAGAAACTGTGATGGAATCCATATACCCAAATCATTTTTTTCATATTAAGAGTAAGGATCAATCAGGTCATGAAGTGCTTGCGAAAGCAAAAGGAGATCGAATACAACCTTTAGAGTATGCCAATGAATATACGTGGGGATTGAAGCCGATTAACAGAGAACAAAAGATGGCCATGGAATTGCTACATGATCCGGATATTAACTTTGCAACCATTATAGGTGGTGCTGGCAGCGGTAAAAGCATTATTAGTATCGCTTATGCATTGCAGAGTGTCTTGGAGAAAAACATGTACAGAAAAATTATTTTTGTCCGTCCTGTTGTTCCTGCAGGAAATGATATTGGATTTTTACCAGGAGAAGAAAAAGAAAAGTTAAAGCCTTGGATGCAAGCATTTTATGATGCTGTCGATAATCTTTTTGATCAAAAGCAAAAAGGGAAAAAGGAAGCTGGATCTCGGAACTATGCAAAAAGTGAAAAACCGGATTTTTCAGTGGAACATTTCATTAATACCTATATGGATGCAGGTGTGTTAGAAATGAAAACCTTTAACTATATGCGAGGAAGAACCCTGGCAAATGCACTGGTAATTGTTGATGAAGCGCAGGAAACAACGCCACACCTAGCCAAGCTAATGTTGACAAGGGCCGGTGAGGATGCAAAGTTTTTATTCTTAGGTGATCCTTCCGATAATCAAATTGATAACGTATTAGTTGACTCAAAATCCAACGGATTAGTTTATACCGTTGATCGAATGAAGCCTTTTGATATTACCGGTCACATCACGCTTCGACAAGTAGAGAGAAGCCCGTTGGCGCAGTTAGCTGAGAAGCACATGTAA